A single window of Cervus canadensis isolate Bull #8, Minnesota chromosome 17, ASM1932006v1, whole genome shotgun sequence DNA harbors:
- the LOC122419730 gene encoding cytochrome P450 1A1 — MFSVFGLPIPISATELLLASAVFCLVFWVLRAWRPRVPQGLKSPPEPWGWPLLGHVLTLGKNPHLVLSQLSQRYGDVLQIRIGCTPVLVLSGLDTIRQALVRQGDDFKGRPDLYSFTLISDGQSMTFNPDSGPVWAARRRLAQNALKSFSIASDPSSSSSCYLEEHVSKEAEALLGKFQELMAGPGRFDPFKYVVVSVANVICAICFGRRYDHDDKEFLSLIDLNNEFGEITASGNPADFIPVLRYLPNTALDLFKDLNRRFHVFVQKIVTEHYKTFEKGHIRDITDSLIEHCQDKRLDENANIQLSDEKIINVVIDLFGAGFDTVTTAISWSLLYLVTSPRVQKKIQEELDTVIGRARRPRLSDRPQLPYLEAFILETFRHSSFVPFTIPHSTTRDTSLNGFYIPKGRCVFVNQWQINHDQKLWEDPSEFRPERFLTADGTINKVLSEKVIIFGLGKRKCIGETIARLEVFLFLAILLHQVEFRVTPGVKVDMTPLYGLTMKYARCEHFQVHVRP; from the exons ATGTTTTCTGTGTTTGGACTCCCCATCCCTATATCGGCCACAGAACTTCTCCTGGCCTCTGCCGTCTTCTGCCTGGTATTCTGGGTGCTCAGGGCCTGGCGGCCTCGGGTCCCTCAAGGCCTGAAGAGTCCACCGGAGCCCTGGGGCTGGCCCCTGCTCGGGCACGTGCTGACCTTGGGGAAGAACCCACACTTGGTTCTGTCACAGCTGAGCCAGCGCTATGGGGACGTGCTGCAGATTCGCATTGGCTGCACACCCGTGCTGGTGCTCAGTGGCCTGGACACCATCCGGCAGGCCCTGGTGCGGCAGGGCGATGATTTCAAGGGCCGGCCCGACCTCTACAGCTTCACCTTGATCTCTGATGGCCAGAGCATGACCTTCAACCCAGACTCTGGACCGGTGTGGGCTGCCCGGCGACGCCTGGCCCAAAATGCTCTGAAGAGTTTCTCCATCGCCTCAGACCCGTCTTCCTCGTCCTCCTGCTACCTGGAAGAGCACGTGAGCAAGGAGGCTGAGGCCCTCCTGGGCAAGTTCCAGGAGCTGATGGCAGGGCCTGGGCGCTTCGACCCCTTCAAGTATGTAGTGGTGTCAGTGGCCAATGTCATCTGTGCCATATGCTTTGGCCGGCGCTATGACCATGACGATAAAGAGTTTCTTAGCCTCATCGACCTGAATAATGAGTTCGGGGAGATAACTGCCTCCGGGAACCCAGCCGACTTCATCCCTGTTCTCCGTTACCTGCCCAACACTGCCCTGGACCTCTTCAAGGACCTGAATCGGAGGTTCCACGTCTTTGTACAGAAGATAGTCACGGAACACTACAAAACGTTTGAGAAG GGTCACATCCGGGACATCACAGACAGCCTGATTGAGCACTGCCAGGACAAGAGGCTGGACGAGAATGCCAATATCCAGCTGTCGGATGAGAAGATCATTAATGTCGTCATAGACCTCTTTGGAGCCG GGTTTGACACTGTCACAActgccatctcctggagcctcctATACCTGGTGACAAGCCCCAGGGTGCAAAAAAAGATTCAGGAGGAGCTGG ACACAGTGATTGGCAGGGCGCGGCGGCCCCGGCTCTCTGACAGACCCCAGCTGCCCTATTTGGAGGCCTTCATCCTGGAGACCTTCCGACACTCCTCCTTCGTCCCCTTCACCATCCCCCACAG TACCACAAGAGACACTAGTCTGAATGGCTTTTACATCCCCAAGGGGCGCTGTGTCTTTGTGAACCAGTGGCAGATCAACCATGACCA GAAGCTATGGGAGGATCCATCTGAGTTCCGGCCAGAACGGTTTCTCACTGCTGATGGCACTATCAACAAAGTACTGAGTGAGAAGGTGATTATTTTCGGCTTGGGCAAGCGGAAGTGCATCGGTGAGACCATTGCCCGCTTGGAGGTCTTTCTCTTCTTGGCCATCCTGCTGCATCAGGTGGAATTCCGTGTGACCCCGGGTGTGAAGGTGGACATGACCCCCCTGTATGGGCTGACCATGAAGTACGCCCGCTGTGAGCACTTTCAGGTGCACGTGCGCCCTTAG